In one window of Mustelus asterias unplaced genomic scaffold, sMusAst1.hap1.1 HAP1_SCAFFOLD_130, whole genome shotgun sequence DNA:
- the LOC144484891 gene encoding uncharacterized protein LOC144484891, with the protein MEKPWKCADCGKRYRVPSLLEAHRRSHTGERPFTCSQCGKGFTRESNLQRHQRVHTGKRPFTCSQCEKGFTDISTLRKHQRVHTGERPFTCSQCGKGFSQSSHLQRHQQVHTGERPFTCSQCGKGFTDLFTLRRHQRVHTGERLFTRLFTCSQCEKGFSQLSNLRIHQRVHTGERPFTCSQCGKGFSRLSTLWIHQRVHTGERPFTCSQCEKGFSQLSNLQTHQRVHTGERPFTCSQCGKGFRVSSQLLKHQRVHE; encoded by the coding sequence atggagaaaccatggaaatgtgcggactgtgggaagagatacagagtcccatctctgctggaagctcatcggcgcagccacactggggagagaccattcacctgctctcagtgtgggaagggattcactcgggaatccaacctgcagagacaccagcgagttcacactgggaagagaccgttcacctgctctcagtgtgagaaggggttcactGATATTTCCaccctgcggaaacaccagcgagttcacactggggagaggccgttcacctgctctcagtgtgggaaagggttCAGTcaatcatcccacctgcagagacaccagcaagttcacactggggagagaccattcacctgctctcagtgtgggaagggattcactgatttattcaccctgcggagacaccagcgagttcacactggggagagactgttcaccagactgttcacctgctctcagtgtgagaagggattcagtcagttatccaacctgcggatacaccagcgagttcacactggggagagaccattcacctgctctcagtgcgggaaggggttcagtcgattatccaccctgtggatacaccagcgagttcacactggagagaggccgttcacctgctctcagtgtgagaagggattcagtcagttatccaacctgcagacacaccagcgagttcacactggggagagaccgttcacctgctctcagtgtgggaagggattcagagtttcatcccagctgctgaaacaccagcgagttcatgagtga
- the LOC144484870 gene encoding uncharacterized protein LOC144484870, with the protein LSTQERGKDTCTMEKPWKCADCGKRYRYPSELEAHRRSHTGERPFMCSQCGEGFSHLSSLRTHQRVHTGERPFICPQCGEGFTCSSNLRRHQRVHTGERPFTCSQCGKGFTWSSDLRAHERIHTGERPFTCPQCGKGFTLSSDLQRHQRVHTGERPFICSQCGEGFTQSSSLHTHQRVHTGERPFTCSVCGKGFSHSSNLRTHQRIHTGERPFICSQCGEGFTRLSSLQTHQRVHTGERPFTCSLCGKGFSHSSNLLRTHQRVHTGERPFTCSQCGKGFTRSSNLLRHQRGVHTGERPFTCSDCGKGFSRLNNLLTHQRVHTRERPYTCSGAREDIFPKFEFEQHVYEASPPATFIALRAPPFTLN; encoded by the exons ttgtccacccaagagagaggcaaggacacctgcaccatggagaaaccatggaaatgtgcagactgtgggaagagatacagatacccatcagagctggaagctcatcgacgcagccacactggggagagaccattcatgtgctctcagtgtggggagggattcagtcatttatcaagcctgcggacacaccagcgagttcacactggggagaggccattcatctgccctcagtgtggggagggattcacttgttcatccaatctgcggaggcaccagcgagttcacactggggagagaccattcacctgctctcagtgtgggaagggattcacttggtcatccgacctgcgggcaCATGAGCGCATTcatacaggggagaggccattcacctgccctcagtgtgggaagggattcactctgtcatctgacctgcagagacaccagcgagttcacactggggagaggccattcatctgctctcaatgtggggagggattcactcagtcatccagcctgcacacacaccagcgagttcacactggagagagaccattcacctgctctgtgtgtgggaagggattcagtcattcatccaacctgcggacacaccagcgtattcacactggggagaggccattcatctgctctcagtgtggggagggattcactcgattgtccagcctgcagacacaccagcgagttcacactggggagagaccattcacctgctctctctgtgggaagggattcagtcattcatccaacct cctgcggacacaccagcgagttcacactggggagaggccgttcacttgctctcagtgtgggaagggattcactcggtcctccaacctgttgagacaccagcga ggagttcacactggggagaggccgttcacctgctctgactgtgggaaaggattctctCGGTTGAACAATCTGTTGAcacaccaacgggttcacaccagagagagaccgtacacctgctct GGCGCCCGGGAAGATATTTTCCCGAAGTTtgagtttgaacaacatgtttacgaagCCTCTCCACCCGCCACATTCATCGCTCTCCGCGCGCCGCCCTTTACCTTGAACTGA
- the LOC144484862 gene encoding uncharacterized protein LOC144484862 gives MEKLWKCGDCGKKFRYPSELEIHRRSHTGEKPFICFKCGRGFSNSSNLLKHKRVHTEERPFTCSDCGKGFKSLSVLQIHWRIHTGERPFTCSECGKGFTHSSNFLTHKRVHTGERPFSCSVCGKRFSDSSSLRKHKQVHTGERPFSCSVCGKRFSDSSTLRKHERVHTGERPFTCSVCGKGFTRSSHLLMHQRVHTGERPFTCTVCGKGFSASSTLQNHQAVHTGERPFTCSVCGKGFTRSTSLLAHQRIHSGEPVHLH, from the coding sequence atggagaaactgtggaaatgtggggactgtgggaagaaattcagatacccatcagagctggagattcatcgacggagtcacacaggggagaaaccattcatctgtttcaaatgtgggaggggattcagtaattcatccaacTTATTGAAACACAAAcgggttcacactgaggagaggccattcacctgttctgactgtgggaagggattcaaatcctTATCAGTGCTACAGATTCATTGgcggattcacactggagagaggccattcacctgctccgagtgtgggaagggattcactcattcatccaactTTCTGACACACaagcgcgttcacactggggagaggccattctcctgctctgtgtgtgggaagagattcagtgattcatccagcctgcggaagcacaagcaagttcacaccggggagaggcctttctcctgctctgtgtgtgggaagagattcagtgattcatccaccctgcggaagcacgagcgagttcacactggggagagaccattcacctgctcagtctgtgggaaaggattcactcggtcatcccacctgctgatgcATCAACgagtccacaccggggagaggccgttcacctgcaccgtgtgtgggaagggattcagtgcatcatctaccctgcagaaccaccaggcagttcacactggagagaggccattcacctgctccgtgtgtgggaagggatttactaggTCCACTAGTCTGctggcacaccagcgaattcactctggagagcctgttcacctgcactga